atatatatatatatatttctttgaagGATTTGCTTTGTTTAGTGGAGAACATTATTCCTTGGCAGAGTAACCGAGGGGAATGTTTGTGGGACCTAACTAAGGAGACAGGAGGTGAATGCCAGTTCAAGCTAGAGCTTCTTTGTATTTAAATATACAATGGGGAAAAAAGCGGGCAAGCAATTGTCTTTCATAGAATTGGGGCAAAATGTTGTGTAAAGAGTTCAAATTGAGTGTCTAAAATAGGAAAATCTTGTAGCTAAGGATCAAATagcacatgtatatatatatatatatatatataaaagacatgAGTAAGTTTTACATTGTGTGTCAACCTACCGCAACCCTCCTCCTTGGTGGAAAGATAGAATAGGGGAAATAAGAGGATCAAAAAGCGCATTCCAAAAAATAAGAGGATCAAATAAGCAGGAGTGCTAGAATAATGAAGTTGAATCATTGAAAAGAAAGTGGAGTAATTCAtatattgaaaaggaaaaaatgcaGAATTGAACCCTTGATTAGATTGATATTAGAAAACAAGCGATAGGTGTTATCTAAAGAAGCTAGCATTAGATCTCCTATGGGGAGAAAGTGGCATACCATGTGGAGAAATGGCTAATGGGTCATACCTAGTCGTGATCTGGTGGTTAATTATTCTCCTTCAGATCCTACCTTGCCTCATGAAGATTGCTTTAAGGGGTGGAAGAATCTCAAAGACCAAGATGATGCTGACAAGACCCGACACTTCAGGACCTGTTGGCAAGCAAAAAagcaagagaaagagaaaggagaaaCACGAAAAGTGCTGTAAAGGATTGACAGCCATCATGCCAACTCACTTCAAGCCCAAGAAAGTGAATAATCCATATGGAAACAATCATCAATAATCATACCATACCGCAAATCCCagttcttaattaaaaaatattaacaaaactaGTCAAATCATGTTCAACATCATCCTCATCACAGTACATGTTACACACTTAGAACACTTATGTCCAAACTTAAGCTAGGTAGGTACCAACAAGTAACTCTTGACGTGAAACCCAAAAGAGAGAGCTAGGTAAGTACATATTCTCTTTGTTCTCAATTTAAGTGAAGCCTGTAGACTTCTTGTTCCATCTTGAAGCCGTAGCTAAAATAAGCTTCAAACATGCATCCACATTGAGTACTAGGAGTGAGGAAGAAGACCAAGCAAGATGAAGTCAAGAGAAGGGAGGGAAAATAAGGCTAGAGATGAAAGCAAGAGAGAGACATGAAACCCTACCTGTTAGCTAGTTTTGATTCAACATATAACAAGTCACTCACCAggtgaagaaaaacaaaaggtgggGGGAGGGGCTATATTAAGATCAAACACAAGGCTAAACATTTTTGTGACCATATCCATTATCTCTGTTAATTACCATGATCCACCACCTAACATTCCATTCCAATACCCGGCTGGAGCACTATCTCTTTGCTCTCTGGTATTCTGTTCAAATTCAGTATTGCTTGGAACTTGTTGCTTCAAGTCTTCTATAGGAAACAAAAGCCTTGCACTGCCACAAGTCTCGTGCACCCCTTGAGTGTTACTATACCCACTTTCAAGCCCCTCTAAAGAAAAATTCTGAGTTGACTTGAAttcttgtaaaggaaagccagTTGAAAACATGGTGTTGTTTGAATCGGATAGTGGTGGAATTGACATGAAAGCACTAAATCCTCTTGAATTCATGGCAGTACTCTTGAGAAACTCCATGGGTGAGacgtgatgatgatgatgatgatgagaggGAGATGTACTTGAAGGATTAGGGTTTTGATGGTGGGTTTTGTTGCTTTCAGTATCAAAAGGTATCTCAACAAACTCAGACAAATTACTATAATCGTCAGCTGATGGGGGGTAAGCTAGATTTAGATCTTGACCTTCATGGATCTTAGGGTTTTGAGAAGCTGAATGAGGGAGATTTGGTTGGGTCAGATCAAGAGGAAACTTCTTTGAAGCTGCTGCTCCTGCTGCTGATGTTGATGGAGTACTTGATGACCTCTTGTTCTTTCTTGAACCACCACCAACAGGAACGTTTCTTAAAGACCCACCTGCAGTCCAATACCTTCTACAAGTCTTGCAAAAGTACCTTGGCTGAGAAAGACTATAGTTGTTGTAGTAGCAAAATTTGGTATTAGTGGAATTGCACCTTGGACAATTCAAAGCTTGATCCTTTTGAGGCCTTGCCCTTCTCTCTAACACATCAGACCTTGAACCTTCCATTGGATTAACAGCACCAATCCCCTGAAAGTGAAAAACCATGGACACAAAAAAGCCATAATTTCAGGATTCACACAACACAAAACAAAGCCCTCTCACAACTCTTCACTCCAAATTTGGTAGATGAAGATGGAGAAAAGGAAAGTTGAGAGGAAACAAACaagacaaagaaaacaaaaggagactTGTTAACCCTTGGAGGATTACATGcaacaggggaaaaaaaacactataaaaactTTTCTAGGTGCTTTATCAGATGGTGGAGATAAAAAGAAGTGCAGTACTCTCAACTTTCAAGAACAAAGAACACATAAATTCAAACATTAGTGGGGGCTGATGAACAGCATCATCTCACGGAGAAAAAAGTGAACTTTACATATACTACCAAGCAAGTagtaatcaagaaaaaaacatacataCCACCAAACCAAAAGATAAATACTATTCTAATTAGCCTTGAAAACCCCAACCCagaaaaggagaaaagggaaaagaacaGCATGATTGTGTGTAGAGAAAAAAGACGGTGTCTTTACCTGTGCCCACTGAGTAGCAGTATCCATGGATTAAAGAGGGGGAAAAAAGGGAGTTATGCAGTCTTTTGCTgaaggaaaaatcaacaactcTCACTTTCTAGCAAACTGGTCTTAAAAGCAAGAGATGGAAACACTTGAGACTTGAGAGGGTATTTGTGGTGTCTTCTTGGGTTGGTGTTCTCGTTGTTTACTAGCATATCAAGAAATGAGAAGGGGCATTCTTGTCTTTTTCTATTCTATCgttatcttagtttttttcGGTTACAAAAAAGAGTGTaaagaaagaataagaagaaaacaCATGACGGCACAGTGTGAGCATAACGTGTTCGATTAGTGTTTCACAGCGAGGGAAAGGATACAGAAGCCGTGCGTAGTTGaagaaatgatttaaaaaaaaaattatgttcttaAAACAGTTCtagtatgaatttttattttttttaaataggatttacaaagaaagaTATGTAATTTCTatctttattatctttttttaaaaatatatacgtGATGGCAAGTATGAGTATAATgtgtttaattagtatttcaaaacaaataaaaaagatatagaaGATGAATTTAGTtgaagaaattaatatttttaattgaatttagttGAAAAAATCGATACAAATACATAGAAtaaatctatctttttaaaacagttttaaaatgagtttatattgttttaaaataggatttacagggaaaaaaacagttttaaaatgcacgataatgattttattttatcatctaGATCAAAATATGGACGTTATTATTTAGAGAGAATAAACCACCCATCGATATCATCATTGATCCATACTTTCTTCCGTTTCGAAAATAATATTACGTCTCACACGTTATTTATATATAAGTGTTAATTTCATAtatagaaatattatatatttctaCGAATGAAAGTAATtagacataaaaatattaattactttggtgtgtgtgtattaaatgATGAGCGTTCGATAATATTTTAGAGATGTTCTTAATTCTATATGAGTTTGAggctaaacaaaatattaactaattaagaaactcatgttcttacattttaaATGCAGCCCAGGTGTATTGCCAGATAGAAACTAGGATATTTGGAGAGAAAAAACTCTAATTAATTTGGATATGTCCGGCCAAGTAAGATCCCCCATGTGCTGCAAGAACCAAACCCTTTCAAAATTATCCTAATTATTTGCGAAATTTATGTGAGCACACTTGATTTTCTTGGCATATGGTCAATGTTTATTGTTTTATGGTGTCTTTACGCGGTTGCACAGTGTGCTTTAGTGGGTAATCTCTGACCAGAGAACGAGAGAAAGCAACAATGAGTctcctccccctcctcctcctcctcctcgtcgtcgtcgtcgttaCTTTTCAAGAATTCTTTATTATTCTTGTTTTCTAGTCCCTTGATTCTTTAGTGAGAAAACCTGAGAGAGAAAGGGCTGAGGTAGGGCGGCTTCTTCCGCATGGTCACAGGAGTCAGCAAGTGGCAGCAGCAGCCCCTGTAATTGGACAATATTTGTGTCTGGAAAGAGCAAGCAGAGCCCAATTCTAATTCGTCTTTGCTCCCTATGTTTCTCTGAGAGTAAAGGAAGGCAACCGTTTTTTGTCAAAGGAATTTTGATGGAAGTCTATAAATGCATGCATATATgccctacatatatatatatatatatatatatatatatatatatatatatatattatgaggCTAATAAAGAGCCAAACATAATTGACCATTCACAACTGGGATACTTGGGAATGACTCGATCTAAAGACTTTGGGAGTCATGAAAGGGTCAAAACAATTGTTGAAACTTACCTTCTAAGTGACAAAAAATCTATGAAAAATGGCACCAAGAAGGTGctgctttccttttcaaatCCACCATTTTTCTTTCCCCTGCGAAAAAAACCACTGCATATTACGGGGACATGCTAGCCAGCTATTGAATGCTGATTAATGTGATTAATGAGCTGAGCTGTAACACTCCCTCTAGAAGCACAAGAAAATTGTAAGAGTTAGTTtactttctttttagttttttttttcatcattgctttttatttaaaacatcacTTAGtaattctttttacttttttttcttttttaataagttattgTAATTTCATAACTTAGAATTGTGGGTTTGACAAGattcttcttggtttttttttttttttttttcaaatctcatctttttcatatttaattagttgacaattaaactatattatttgttttcaaaaaaaaaaaactctaaattatagtgatcattgtttttgtttgatatattatatagttgtttatttttattattatttaaataaaactagtttATTTATTCTAGTTATAGATATAACTCGATGTTACaggatttaaggaaaaaaacaaaaacaaacttgcaacaatgaatattttttttacataaaaatccTGACCCAATAACGAATTGCTcagatgatttttattataacctAAGCCATGATGAGTTTATATATTTCAACTATAGCAACACAATCTAATTCgatgagaaattatttttctgaatttttaaatataataattgtaGAATAATTATGATATATCACAGTGATGAGATAAGatgttatatgaaaaataataaaatataatttatttatttaaaagatcaCTTagtgattcttttttcttttttttcttcgaaTAAGTTACCATTTAAAATGATAAGGttaggtgaaaaaaataaaaagaaaagacaagttgtttatcattttatatttaattaattgagaattaaactatattatttttttgttcaaaaaaatgatttgtttaCTAGTTTatcataatcatttttttatttgatcctttATATTgctgtttaattttttactaaataaaactaattatttcATCTAGTCATGTCTATATCTATGACTGgaagttataatattttttaaaaaatatatttgcaacACTAAATATTATTAACCACACGATTaggaattatttttatgaatttttaaaatatagtaattgtataataattatgatatatcATGGTGATGAGATAAGAatgttataagaaaataataaaaatataaatacatatgaTAATGATAgcagtaaaaaacaaatgatgatgaaataataatatagacGATCATAATAATAGCTAtaggaattaaaataattaattagtatgtgtaaattaactaatatattttttaaaataataaaaagattttattcactaaaattgttttcattaaataaaataagtttatggattaattatgattttacttTAATGAGTTTTGTTATAAAATGTTTTACacaaaaccattaaaaataattataaaaatattttataccaaCAAAAACGtggtttaaattaaataaaaatcatcaaatttatattttcgtatttaaaaaataaatatcaactgtaattagaataattaaaatgaacaaaaaataatgcgaactttaaaaattacatacATAAAGTCTTCAATGCGTGGTAGCTTTTTATCCAATTAGCTtgtttaataaacaaattgatTAATTCAATCCATTTTAATTCTGTCTTAAGAAATAACGCTTAAATTTATTGGGATATCGTCAGAAAATTAGGACTcagttcttttatttatttattttaacatataaagtaataaaaaataattactggcGTAGTGGCGGCGGCGGCTCGAACCCCAAGCCATCTGGATAGAATATAAACGTGGTGCATACGTACATTCCAAGAAGCGGACCCCACAGAAGAAACGCCATGAAATATCGAAACGTGTCTATGAAGTCAGAGAAAGTGGGCCCTTCACAATCAGAAAAAAAGAGAATCTGCAGCGACCGTTTGAtcttttgttgatgatttgagGAAAGAATGGATGGTTATGTTTTAATCAACGTCATGTGATGGGAAATTTGTAGGGCCAGGAGTTGCCGATGCTCCCTGGTGCATCACACGTCATCTAAACCTCTTTTCGAGTTGGTTAATTGCCGCTTCTTAAACCTGTCGAGCAAAGTTATTAAAATTCCGGGTGATGGATTAGCCATATTAAACCCCGTTTGTCATTTTGGCTAAAATActgtttgtttaaaattttaattttttaagtttaattttttcagtatttttaaataattttaataaattgatgtcaaaaataaattttttaaaaaattattttaatatattcttgaactaaaatattttaaaatgcaatccttatcatatttttaaataaaacttttagattaatttaaaataatattttttatatttttttaaaataaataaattgaatttcaaccagattattttgattgtgaatgaatctattaaattaatccaaatttatagaatcaaatttaatttgaaacttaacATAAATCAAGTTACATAATTAATTTGCTGGGCTAAT
The genomic region above belongs to Populus alba chromosome 12, ASM523922v2, whole genome shotgun sequence and contains:
- the LOC118035939 gene encoding dof zinc finger protein 1, with protein sequence MDTATQWAQGIGAVNPMEGSRSDVLERRARPQKDQALNCPRCNSTNTKFCYYNNYSLSQPRYFCKTCRRYWTAGGSLRNVPVGGGSRKNKRSSSTPSTSAAGAAASKKFPLDLTQPNLPHSASQNPKIHEGQDLNLAYPPSADDYSNLSEFVEIPFDTESNKTHHQNPNPSSTSPSHHHHHHHVSPMEFLKSTAMNSRGFSAFMSIPPLSDSNNTMFSTGFPLQEFKSTQNFSLEGLESGYSNTQGVHETCGSARLLFPIEDLKQQVPSNTEFEQNTREQRDSAPAGYWNGMLGGGSW